The Microbacterium foliorum genome has a window encoding:
- a CDS encoding phosphotransferase enzyme family protein: MDDEHTLPGGNASGIVTRVGDTVRKQWTSSTPSVHAFMSHLRQRGVEVPAPLGRDERGRQRIEFVRGSLAIDTGPLSADGLHRVGAMVRAIHDASETFTPPSGARWDSAITAPDSQIVCHNDLAPWNLVIGDRWVFIDWDAAAPSTRLWDLAYAAQTFTLSVLEAAPEDAADGLRAFVDGYGASAEFRTRLPLMMHRRAAAMLELLTTAHSHGREPWSSMFADGHGSHWAAVVDYVGTNQQTWLDALTAPRATSTCDGARPLDEA; encoded by the coding sequence ATGGATGACGAGCACACACTGCCCGGCGGCAATGCGAGCGGCATCGTCACGCGCGTCGGCGACACCGTCCGCAAGCAGTGGACCTCTTCCACGCCGAGCGTCCATGCCTTCATGTCGCATCTGCGCCAACGAGGTGTCGAGGTTCCGGCCCCTCTCGGGAGAGACGAGCGCGGACGCCAGCGCATCGAGTTCGTCCGCGGGTCGCTCGCGATCGACACCGGTCCGCTGAGCGCGGACGGGTTGCATCGCGTCGGCGCGATGGTTCGGGCCATACACGACGCGAGCGAGACCTTCACCCCTCCCTCTGGCGCGCGCTGGGATAGCGCCATCACTGCTCCGGACTCTCAGATCGTGTGCCACAACGATCTCGCGCCGTGGAATCTCGTCATCGGAGACCGATGGGTCTTCATCGATTGGGATGCCGCGGCACCGAGCACACGGCTGTGGGACCTCGCCTACGCGGCTCAGACCTTCACGCTCTCGGTCCTCGAAGCCGCGCCGGAGGATGCCGCTGACGGCCTCCGCGCATTCGTCGACGGCTACGGCGCCTCTGCCGAGTTCAGGACACGACTGCCCCTGATGATGCACCGACGCGCCGCGGCGATGCTCGAGCTGCTGACCACCGCGCATTCGCACGGCCGCGAGCCGTGGTCATCCATGTTCGCGGATGGCCACGGCTCCCACTGGGCTGCGGTCGTCGACTACGTCGGCACGAACCAGCAGACCTGGCTCGACGCACTGACCGCGCCTCGGGCCACCTCGACCTGCGACGGGGCCCGACCGTTAGACGAGGCCTGA
- a CDS encoding trimeric intracellular cation channel family protein, with protein MTEPLFIIPLWADLLGVGLGGVQGALFASGFQGQRRLDWLGVAIIGIMIGMGGGLIRDILLGQTPATLQNNWYLITATGAALLGMLLAGLFTRLNRVIVVLDAVVIGMFGAFGTSKAIAFGIPPVPAVFIGVCAAVGGSVLRDMLMGLPTAIMHVGSLYAVAAGAGCTFIVVSNAFGVPIPLAAILGIVVTAVIRILAVSFDVSLPEQRRIYRRKVAAETGVIPIIKPSIDL; from the coding sequence GTGACCGAACCGCTCTTCATCATTCCGCTCTGGGCGGACCTGCTCGGCGTCGGACTCGGAGGTGTACAGGGCGCGCTCTTCGCCTCGGGATTCCAGGGCCAGCGGCGCCTCGACTGGCTGGGCGTCGCCATCATCGGGATCATGATCGGCATGGGCGGCGGACTCATCCGCGACATCCTGCTCGGGCAGACTCCTGCGACGCTGCAGAACAACTGGTATCTGATCACCGCCACGGGCGCCGCACTGCTGGGGATGCTGCTGGCAGGGCTCTTCACGCGCCTCAACCGGGTGATCGTCGTGCTCGATGCCGTCGTCATCGGCATGTTCGGGGCGTTCGGCACGAGCAAGGCCATCGCCTTCGGCATCCCGCCCGTGCCCGCCGTGTTCATCGGGGTGTGCGCGGCGGTCGGCGGCAGCGTGCTGCGCGACATGCTCATGGGCCTCCCGACGGCGATCATGCACGTCGGCTCGCTCTACGCCGTGGCCGCCGGCGCCGGCTGCACGTTCATCGTCGTCTCGAACGCCTTCGGGGTGCCGATTCCACTCGCGGCGATCCTGGGGATCGTCGTGACCGCGGTGATCCGCATCCTGGCCGTGAGCTTCGACGTCTCACTCCCCGAGCAGCGCCGCATCTACCGCCGCAAGGTCGCGGCCGAGACCGGCGTGATCCCGATCATCAAGCCCAGCATCGACCTGTAG
- the recO gene encoding DNA repair protein RecO, whose protein sequence is MPTYRDEAVILRTHKLGEADRIVTMLSRRHGKIRAVAKGVRRTSSKFGSRLEPFMVADVQLYQGRTLDIVQQAESLGSYGSDIAAHYDRFTSANAMVETADRLSDSEATPEQYLLLVGGLRALSRGEHSPRSILDSYLLRVMALSGWAPSLGDCARCAAPGPHQHFVGQLGGAVCPNCAPAGSPKVAERTLSLLRSLMAGEWDVIDAAPHVDNAAASGLVAAYAQWHLERGIRSLAHLVADHPREGAR, encoded by the coding sequence GTGCCCACCTACCGAGACGAAGCGGTGATCCTGCGCACCCACAAACTGGGTGAGGCCGATCGCATCGTCACGATGCTCTCGCGGCGGCACGGCAAGATCCGGGCCGTGGCCAAGGGGGTGCGTCGTACCTCGTCGAAGTTCGGCTCGCGTCTCGAGCCGTTCATGGTCGCCGACGTGCAGCTCTATCAGGGGCGCACGCTCGACATCGTGCAGCAGGCCGAGTCTCTCGGGTCGTACGGATCGGACATCGCGGCCCACTACGACCGGTTCACGTCGGCGAACGCGATGGTCGAGACCGCCGATCGACTGAGCGACTCCGAGGCCACCCCCGAGCAGTACCTGCTGCTGGTGGGCGGCTTGCGGGCGCTGTCGCGCGGAGAGCATTCGCCGCGCAGCATCCTGGATTCCTACCTGCTGCGGGTCATGGCGCTGTCGGGCTGGGCGCCGTCGCTCGGCGACTGCGCGCGGTGCGCGGCGCCCGGTCCGCACCAGCACTTCGTCGGTCAGCTGGGCGGAGCGGTATGCCCGAACTGCGCACCGGCGGGCAGCCCGAAGGTGGCCGAGCGGACGCTGTCACTGCTGCGCTCCCTGATGGCCGGGGAGTGGGACGTGATCGATGCCGCGCCGCACGTCGACAACGCGGCCGCATCCGGTCTCGTCGCCGCCTACGCCCAGTGGCATCTGGAGCGCGGCATCCGCTCGCTCGCGCACCTCGTCGCCGACCACCCCCGAGAAGGAGCACGGTGA
- the dusB gene encoding tRNA dihydrouridine synthase DusB: protein MTLATASARTLRIGPIALDVPVVLAPMAGITNTAFRRLCREYGAGLYVSEMITSRALVERNETTMRLIRHHESETPRSIQLYGVDPHTISEAVRIIVAEDHADHIDLNFGCPVPKVTRKGGGAALPWKSSLFSQIVTQAVKAAGDVPLTIKMRKGIDPDHLTFLDAGRAAEDAGVSAIALHARTASEFYSGFADWNAIGELKQAVTSVPVLGNGDIWSAADAVRMMEQTDCDGVVVGRGCLGRPWLFGELAEAFGAESHPVDATLGFVADAFRRHAELLVEFFEDEDRGCRDVRKHVAWYFKGYPVGGDIRTGLATASSLAEIDDLLGQLDHSAPYPGADAEGQRGRSGRPKRPALPDKWLESRELAASASEMMRGAEIENSGG from the coding sequence ATGACTCTCGCCACCGCCTCCGCTCGCACCCTTCGCATCGGTCCGATCGCTCTCGACGTGCCGGTCGTCCTCGCACCCATGGCGGGCATCACCAACACGGCGTTCCGTCGCCTCTGCCGCGAGTACGGCGCGGGCCTCTACGTGAGCGAGATGATCACGTCCCGTGCGCTGGTCGAGCGCAACGAGACGACCATGCGCCTCATCCGCCACCACGAGTCCGAGACCCCGCGCTCCATCCAGCTCTACGGCGTCGATCCGCACACGATCTCCGAGGCCGTGCGCATCATCGTCGCCGAGGATCACGCCGACCACATCGACCTGAACTTCGGCTGCCCTGTGCCCAAGGTCACACGCAAGGGCGGCGGGGCCGCGCTGCCCTGGAAGAGTTCGCTCTTCTCGCAGATCGTCACACAGGCCGTGAAGGCCGCGGGCGACGTGCCGTTGACCATCAAGATGCGCAAGGGCATCGATCCCGACCACCTGACCTTCCTCGACGCCGGCCGGGCGGCGGAGGATGCGGGGGTCTCGGCGATCGCTCTGCACGCCCGCACCGCGAGCGAGTTCTACTCCGGCTTCGCCGATTGGAACGCGATCGGCGAGCTCAAGCAGGCCGTGACCAGCGTCCCTGTTCTCGGCAACGGCGACATCTGGTCTGCCGCTGACGCGGTGCGCATGATGGAGCAGACGGACTGCGACGGCGTGGTCGTCGGACGCGGCTGCCTGGGTCGTCCCTGGCTGTTCGGCGAACTCGCCGAGGCCTTCGGAGCAGAGTCCCACCCCGTCGATGCGACTCTCGGATTCGTGGCGGACGCCTTCCGTCGCCACGCCGAGCTGCTCGTCGAGTTCTTCGAAGACGAGGACCGCGGATGCCGTGATGTCCGCAAGCACGTCGCCTGGTACTTCAAGGGGTACCCGGTCGGCGGCGACATCCGCACCGGCCTCGCGACGGCGTCGAGCCTCGCCGAGATCGACGACCTGCTCGGGCAGCTCGACCACAGCGCTCCCTACCCCGGTGCGGATGCCGAGGGGCAGCGCGGTCGTTCGGGTCGCCCGAAGCGGCCTGCGCTGCCGGACAAGTGGCTGGAGTCGCGGGAGCTCGCGGCGTCGGCATCCGAGATGATGCGAGGGGCGGAGATCGAGAACAGTGGCGGCTGA
- a CDS encoding glutathione peroxidase, with product MTDPAVRSIPFTDADGNEKTLDDLGADVVLVVNVASKCGLTPQYEQLEELQRLYGDRGFSVVGFPCNQFFGQEPGSVDSILEFCSTTYGVTFPINDKVKVNGKNATELYKTLKETPDAGGKAGRVEWNFEKFLVLPDGEVVRFRPKQKPNDPEIVGAIEAALTR from the coding sequence ATGACCGATCCCGCAGTCCGCTCCATCCCCTTCACCGACGCCGACGGCAACGAGAAGACCCTCGACGACCTCGGTGCCGACGTGGTTCTCGTGGTCAACGTGGCGTCGAAATGCGGCCTGACCCCGCAGTACGAGCAGCTCGAGGAACTGCAGCGCCTGTACGGCGATCGCGGCTTCAGCGTCGTGGGGTTCCCGTGCAACCAGTTCTTCGGGCAGGAGCCGGGGTCGGTCGACAGCATTCTCGAGTTCTGCTCCACCACCTACGGCGTGACGTTCCCGATCAACGACAAGGTGAAGGTCAACGGCAAGAACGCCACCGAGCTCTACAAGACGCTCAAAGAGACGCCGGATGCCGGTGGCAAGGCCGGCCGCGTCGAGTGGAACTTCGAGAAGTTCCTCGTGCTCCCCGACGGAGAGGTGGTGCGGTTCCGCCCGAAGCAGAAGCCGAACGACCCCGAGATCGTCGGCGCGATCGAAGCCGCGCTGACCCGCTAG
- a CDS encoding AAA family ATPase, with amino-acid sequence MLSADDPLPLRPDRVLIAGVTGSGKTTLAARLSTLWSIDLHEMDALYHGENWTPRPTFIDDVRAFAAEDRWVTEWQYTSKGTDEILTPRAQLVVWLDYPWPIVRARLLRRTLSRSLLRTEIYNGNVEKPVWQVLSTRDPARSILAWQTKTRRFWATQMPLKRERFPHLTIVRLRHPRETERWLRAQAALRLAARPLSEERSAETKRAQDAEGVSIAPPKRRSRDR; translated from the coding sequence ATGCTGTCCGCCGACGACCCGCTTCCGCTCCGCCCCGATCGAGTGCTGATCGCCGGTGTCACGGGGTCGGGAAAGACCACGCTCGCGGCCCGACTCTCGACGCTCTGGAGCATCGATCTCCATGAGATGGACGCCCTGTATCACGGGGAGAACTGGACGCCGCGTCCGACGTTCATCGACGATGTGCGGGCCTTCGCCGCAGAAGACCGCTGGGTCACCGAATGGCAGTACACGAGCAAGGGCACCGACGAGATCCTCACGCCGCGCGCGCAACTGGTGGTCTGGCTCGACTACCCCTGGCCGATCGTTCGCGCGCGCTTGCTGCGTCGCACGCTGAGCCGAAGCCTGCTGCGCACCGAGATTTACAACGGCAACGTCGAGAAGCCTGTCTGGCAGGTGCTCTCGACCCGTGACCCTGCACGGAGCATCCTGGCCTGGCAGACCAAGACCCGCCGGTTCTGGGCGACCCAGATGCCGCTGAAACGGGAGCGCTTCCCTCACCTCACGATCGTGAGGCTGAGGCACCCCCGCGAGACCGAGCGGTGGCTGCGCGCTCAGGCTGCCCTTCGTCTCGCGGCGCGGCCCCTGAGCGAGGAGCGCAGCGCCGAGACGAAGCGAGCTCAGGATGCGGAGGGAGTGTCGATCGCCCCGCCGAAGCGCCGGTCGCGCGACAGGTAG
- a CDS encoding GIY-YIG nuclease family protein yields the protein MPFVYILQCRDGSFYTGSTLDLERRLAEHQFGEGCDYTRRRRPVELVWSSEFARIDDAYGWERRIHGWTRAKKRLLIEGRYDELSGWSRRHRDGASAD from the coding sequence ATGCCGTTCGTCTACATCCTCCAGTGCCGCGATGGGAGCTTCTACACCGGGAGCACGCTCGACCTCGAACGGCGTCTCGCAGAGCATCAGTTCGGCGAGGGGTGCGACTACACGCGCCGCCGTCGCCCTGTCGAGCTCGTGTGGAGTTCGGAGTTCGCGCGTATCGACGATGCCTATGGGTGGGAGCGGCGAATACACGGGTGGACACGAGCCAAGAAGCGCCTCCTCATCGAGGGGCGCTACGACGAGCTTTCAGGGTGGAGCCGACGCCACCGCGACGGGGCGAGCGCAGATTGA
- a CDS encoding ATPase AAA has protein sequence MLSADDPLPLRPERVLIAGVTGSGKTTLARRVARLWDLRHVEIDALFHGENWTPRPTFIDDVRAFAAEDRWVTEWQYTSKGTDEILAPRAQIVIWLDYPYRIARRRLLARTLRRRLLRTPLWNGNVEPALWERDGWTGENDILRWQKNTRTKWSERMPRIEATHPHLDVVRLDHPRALEAWLSHVERAPAS, from the coding sequence ATGCTGTCCGCTGACGACCCGCTTCCGCTCCGCCCCGAGCGCGTGCTGATCGCCGGTGTCACCGGGTCGGGAAAGACGACGCTCGCTCGACGCGTGGCCCGGTTGTGGGATCTGCGCCACGTCGAGATCGACGCTCTGTTCCACGGGGAGAACTGGACGCCGCGTCCGACGTTCATCGACGATGTGCGCGCCTTCGCCGCAGAAGACCGCTGGGTCACCGAATGGCAGTACACGAGCAAGGGCACCGACGAGATCCTCGCCCCGCGGGCACAGATCGTGATCTGGCTCGACTATCCGTACCGCATCGCGCGGAGACGCCTGCTGGCCCGCACGCTGAGGCGGCGGCTGCTCCGCACGCCGCTCTGGAACGGCAACGTCGAACCGGCGCTGTGGGAACGCGATGGATGGACCGGCGAGAACGACATCCTGCGGTGGCAGAAGAACACGCGCACCAAATGGTCAGAGCGCATGCCTCGCATCGAAGCGACGCATCCGCATCTGGATGTGGTTCGCCTCGATCATCCTCGCGCTCTCGAGGCCTGGCTGAGCCATGTCGAGCGGGCGCCGGCATCATGA
- a CDS encoding DsbA family oxidoreductase yields MTEAISIDIWSDIACPWCYIGKRNLEKGLEAVAGDDDAPQVNITFHSFELSPDTPVDFDGDEVDFLAGHKGMPRDQVQQMLANVTGVAEKAGLQYRFDLLQHTNTVKAHELLHFAKAEGVQHEMEERLMSAYFTEGKHVGRIDDLVELAVEVGLNPDDTREALVSGRHLSDVRQDQAQAQAYGIQGVPFFVIDGQYGISGAQPPAAFENVLRDLWAKRGETEPEATAV; encoded by the coding sequence GTGACTGAAGCCATCTCGATCGACATCTGGTCCGACATCGCCTGCCCCTGGTGCTACATCGGCAAGCGCAACCTCGAGAAGGGACTGGAAGCCGTCGCCGGAGATGACGACGCTCCGCAGGTGAACATCACCTTCCACTCGTTCGAGCTCTCGCCCGACACCCCCGTCGACTTCGACGGCGACGAGGTCGACTTCCTCGCAGGTCACAAGGGCATGCCGCGCGATCAGGTCCAGCAGATGCTCGCGAACGTGACAGGAGTCGCTGAGAAGGCGGGTCTGCAGTACCGGTTCGATCTGCTCCAGCACACCAACACCGTCAAGGCGCACGAACTGCTGCACTTCGCCAAGGCCGAGGGCGTTCAGCACGAGATGGAGGAGCGCCTGATGTCGGCCTACTTCACCGAGGGCAAGCATGTCGGCCGTATCGACGACCTGGTCGAGCTCGCCGTCGAGGTCGGGCTCAACCCCGACGACACCCGTGAGGCCCTTGTGTCGGGCCGTCACCTCTCGGATGTCCGCCAGGACCAGGCGCAGGCACAGGCCTATGGAATCCAGGGCGTCCCGTTCTTCGTGATCGACGGCCAGTACGGCATCAGCGGAGCCCAGCCGCCGGCCGCTTTCGAGAACGTGCTGCGTGACCTCTGGGCCAAGCGCGGCGAGACCGAGCCGGAGGCCACGGCCGTCTAA
- a CDS encoding isoprenyl transferase → MSPKPYTHKDAVAYRPLDWTGVQPPAFRAVPEHVAIVMDGNGRWANRRGLSRVEGHKAGEEVLLDVVAGAIQAGVKHLSVYAFSTENWARSPEEVRFLMGYNRDVLHRRRDQLNEWGVRVRWAGRKPRLWGSVIKELQYAEQLTRDNDVLTLTMCVNYGGRVELVDAMRSIAADVAAGRVKPNAISEKMIRRNLYVPDMPDVDLFLRSSGEQRTSNFLLWQAAYAEMVFLDTLWPDFSREELWRAIEIYLSRDRRFGGAIDTPSAS, encoded by the coding sequence GTGAGTCCCAAACCGTACACGCACAAGGATGCCGTGGCATACCGCCCGCTGGACTGGACAGGCGTGCAGCCGCCCGCCTTCCGTGCGGTCCCCGAGCATGTGGCGATCGTCATGGACGGGAACGGACGCTGGGCGAATCGCCGCGGACTCAGCCGTGTCGAAGGGCACAAGGCGGGAGAGGAGGTGCTGCTCGACGTCGTCGCCGGCGCCATCCAAGCCGGTGTGAAGCACCTCTCGGTGTACGCGTTCTCGACCGAGAACTGGGCGCGCTCTCCCGAGGAGGTGCGCTTCCTCATGGGGTACAACCGCGACGTGCTCCATCGCCGTCGCGACCAGCTCAACGAGTGGGGCGTGCGCGTGCGTTGGGCCGGCCGCAAGCCGCGGCTGTGGGGCAGCGTCATCAAGGAGCTGCAGTACGCCGAGCAGCTCACCCGTGACAATGACGTGCTCACGCTCACGATGTGCGTGAACTACGGGGGACGTGTCGAGCTCGTCGACGCGATGCGGTCGATCGCCGCGGATGTCGCTGCCGGTCGGGTCAAGCCGAACGCGATCAGCGAGAAGATGATCCGTCGCAACCTCTATGTTCCGGACATGCCCGACGTCGATCTCTTCCTGCGGAGTTCGGGGGAGCAGCGCACCTCGAACTTCCTGCTGTGGCAGGCCGCCTACGCCGAGATGGTGTTCCTCGACACGCTCTGGCCGGACTTCTCGCGCGAGGAGCTGTGGCGTGCGATCGAGATCTACCTGTCGCGCGACCGGCGCTTCGGCGGGGCGATCGACACTCCCTCCGCATCCTGA
- the leuA gene encoding 2-isopropylmalate synthase has translation MQNTQRPSAMPIHKYRPYNEQITVDLADRTWPDARITEAPRWCAVDLRDGNQALIDPMSPERKRVMFELLVSMGYKEIEVGFPSASQTDFDFVRQLIEENLIPDDVTIQVLTQAREHLIARTYESIAGAKQAIVHLYNSTSVLQREVVFRTDKQGIIDIALEGARLCREFEKTIPDTKVYYEYSPESYTGTELEFAVDICNQVIEVFEPTPDRKVIINLPATVEMASPNVYADSIEWMSRHLAHRENVILSLHPHNDRGTAIAAAELGYMAGADRIEGCLFGNGERTGNVDIVALGINLFTQGIDPQIDFSDIDQVKRTVEYCNQLPVPERSPWAGDLVFTAFSGSHQDAIKKGFEAMAARADAEGVTVDDIEWAVPYLPVDPKDLGRSYEAVIRVNSQSGKGGVAYLLKADHAIDLPRKLQIEFSGVVQTKTDAEGGEVTSEQIWSIFNDEYLPAADESAKWGRFELLATQTRSDMSGDVVLDVTLRDDDQQVAVAGNGNGPIAAFIEVLRGQGFDITLYDYVEHALSAGGDAQAAAYVELQVGDQRLWGVGIDGDISTASLKAIVSGVNRSIRTRQQELAAV, from the coding sequence ATGCAGAACACTCAGCGCCCGTCCGCGATGCCGATCCACAAGTACCGGCCGTACAACGAGCAGATCACCGTCGACCTGGCGGACCGCACCTGGCCCGACGCCCGTATCACTGAGGCCCCGCGCTGGTGCGCCGTCGATCTCCGCGACGGCAACCAGGCCCTCATCGACCCGATGTCGCCCGAGCGCAAGCGCGTCATGTTCGAGCTGCTCGTCAGCATGGGCTACAAGGAGATCGAGGTCGGCTTCCCCTCGGCGAGCCAGACCGACTTCGACTTCGTGCGTCAGCTCATCGAAGAGAACCTGATCCCCGACGACGTCACGATCCAGGTGCTGACCCAGGCCCGCGAGCACCTGATCGCCCGCACCTACGAGTCGATCGCCGGCGCGAAGCAGGCGATCGTGCACCTGTACAACTCCACGAGCGTGCTGCAGCGCGAGGTCGTGTTCCGCACCGACAAGCAGGGCATCATCGACATCGCCCTCGAAGGTGCACGCCTGTGCCGCGAGTTCGAGAAGACCATCCCCGACACGAAGGTGTACTACGAGTATTCGCCCGAGAGCTACACGGGCACCGAGCTCGAGTTCGCCGTCGACATCTGCAACCAGGTGATCGAGGTCTTCGAGCCGACTCCCGACCGCAAGGTCATCATCAACCTCCCCGCCACGGTCGAGATGGCGTCTCCCAACGTCTACGCCGACTCGATCGAGTGGATGAGCCGTCACCTCGCGCACCGTGAGAACGTCATCCTCTCGCTGCACCCGCACAACGACCGCGGCACCGCGATCGCGGCCGCGGAGCTCGGCTACATGGCGGGCGCCGACCGCATCGAGGGATGCCTGTTCGGAAACGGGGAGCGCACCGGCAACGTCGACATCGTCGCATTGGGCATCAACCTGTTCACGCAGGGCATCGACCCGCAGATCGACTTCAGCGACATCGACCAGGTCAAGCGCACGGTCGAGTACTGCAACCAGCTGCCCGTGCCGGAGCGCAGCCCCTGGGCCGGTGACCTCGTCTTCACCGCTTTCAGCGGATCGCACCAGGACGCGATCAAGAAGGGCTTCGAGGCCATGGCGGCGCGCGCCGACGCCGAGGGCGTGACGGTCGACGACATCGAGTGGGCAGTGCCCTACCTGCCGGTCGACCCGAAGGATCTCGGACGTTCGTACGAGGCCGTCATCCGCGTCAACTCCCAGTCCGGCAAGGGCGGGGTCGCCTACCTGCTGAAGGCCGACCACGCGATCGACCTGCCCCGCAAGCTGCAGATCGAGTTCTCGGGCGTGGTCCAGACGAAGACCGACGCCGAGGGTGGCGAGGTGACGAGCGAGCAGATCTGGTCGATCTTCAACGACGAGTACCTGCCTGCCGCCGACGAGTCCGCCAAATGGGGACGCTTCGAGCTGCTCGCGACGCAGACGCGCAGCGACATGTCGGGCGACGTCGTGCTCGATGTGACGCTGCGCGATGACGACCAGCAGGTCGCCGTCGCCGGCAACGGCAACGGACCCATCGCGGCGTTCATCGAGGTGCTTCGCGGCCAGGGCTTCGACATCACGCTCTACGACTACGTCGAGCACGCTCTCAGCGCCGGTGGCGACGCACAGGCCGCGGCCTACGTCGAGCTGCAGGTCGGCGACCAGCGTCTGTGGGGCGTCGGCATCGACGGCGACATCTCGACCGCGTCGCTGAAGGCGATCGTGTCGGGCGTGAACCGTTCGATCCGCACGCGTCAGCAGGAGCTCGCGGCCGTCTGA